The Halodesulfovibrio marinisediminis DSM 17456 genomic interval GATCAATATCACGTTCTGCAGCAAGTTTTTCTGCGAGTTCCAGATTGCCAACAAGAATTGGTTCTGCAATTCCTTTTGCATATGCTTCAGCACAAGCGCGTAACACAAAGCCTTCGGCACAAGCTGCAACTGCGAGTTTTGTTGTTACGTGGCTTTCAATAATATAATCTGCAAGGGACTGAAGGGAATTTATAGGCATAGTGCAAGTCTCCGGCCTATTTATTCATCGCCACGTTTGAGAGCAACAACACCGGTTCTGCACAGACCGCGTATGCCGTGCGGGCGCAGCATTTTGATGAGCCCGTCTACTTTGTCTTCATCGCCTGTAATTTCAATAGTAATAGTTTCCTGCCCCATGCTTACAACATCTGCACGGAATACTTCAAAAATCTGCATTACCTGCGTCATGGTGTCTTTAGTAAAGCCTACTTTGATAAGTGCCATCTGGCGATCAACAAAGTCATGGCGTTCAAGTGTATCTACTTCGGATACCGCAGGGAGGTTTGCAATGTCTTCAATAAGAGTTTTGATAGTAGCAGACTTGCAATCAACAGTAATAACGAGTCTGGAAACTTCAAATTCCTCTGTTTCAGCACAGGAAATTGATTTGAAATTGACGCTACGGTCTCGGAATACAGCAGTAACGTCTGCAACAACACCCGGCTGGTTTTTAACCAGCGCTGAGATAGTATAAATCATCTAACACTCCTTACTACCAGTAACTCTTACAGTACCCTGATATGGGTATAGAGGTGGCACTGCGAGAAAGTTACGCAGTGGTCAGTAACTTCTTCCTAATATATTCAACAACGATAGGAAAGCTTGAGTTCAGAAAAGTACACAAGTTAGTGACTACAAACAAGCGGGAGTATGTTGCTTGTTTTCTAGATAAGACAATAGCAGGGCTACCGTAAAAACGGTAGCCCTGCTGAAAGTTCTATAATGTTAGCTTATTACAGGTCGAAGCGTCCTTTTTCATCCATAACTGGACATACAAGGTCAACTCCGGAGCGTATATGAAGGTCCATTAACGTGCGCAGGGAGTAGGGAGTATGCCTTGATAGCCGTATGATGAATGTCCGTAGAAGCGAAGGCGTAGCTCGCCCCTGTATATAAAGACGGCGCATCCATTGCCACCGTGCTTTGTACGGATAACATTGTTTCACACCTGTTGCCTGAACAGCCCGATCCATCGATTCAATTGCTAAATCGCCTCGGCGGACCAGTTGGAAGTCAATATCTGGTACTCGCTGTCCCATATCATCACCTCGTGTTTCGCTAAAAAGGGGGGATTTCCCACAATATCTTTCTGCCACCCCATACCAGCTGGAACAATGATTGTTTCCGAAATAAAAACATGTATACTGAAAATACTAATAAGGAGAGTGGGATGGATGTGTGCGAAGTCAGTTTTTTATGGTAGCGTGGTTGGTCGTGGTGTCAGTTGCGTAGGCAGCAGTGCTAAGGAGTAGTCCTGTTATGGAATTCATATGTTGCTGATGACATCGGATGAGTTGTTTCACTTGCTCTTTGCAGGCGTATTCATGGTGCTACATCGTTGTTTTTTGCGCAACAAGTTGCAGAAGGATATATGTTGTACGAAAGTTGATTGAAATGGCTAATAATGTTGTGCAAATGGATGGTGAGATTGACGAGTGAAAACGGTTAAAAATTCTCGATTGTTAAGTAGGTTATGTGCTGTTCTTGCCTATTGTTGGGAAAGCATATACATAATTGGAAAATGGATTTGAATCTCTTGAAATTAGGAGACGTAATAATATGTGTGGAATTGTTGGGTATACAGGTCATAGACCTGCTGTCCCTATTGCAGTTAAGGGCTTAAAAAGCCTTGAATATCGTGGGTACGATTCAGCTGGTGTTGCGTTTGTTCAGAACAAGCAGCTTACAACCGTTCGTGCTGAAGGCAAGCTTGTGAATCTTGAGTCCAAGCTTGAGGCCATGAATATTTCACTTGCTACATCCTGCATGGGGCATACCCGTTGGGCAACGCACGGTGCACCGACTGAACGCAATGCTCATCCACATAAATCATGGGATGAATCACTTGCGATAGTTCACAACGGTATCATTGAGAACTATCAGGAGCTGAAAGACCTGTTGACCTCAAAAGGGTACGGTTTCCGTTCAGACACAGATTCTGAAGTCTTTTGTAACCTCATCGCAGAAGGTGTAAAAGAGACCGGTTCTCTGGAAAAAGGATTGAGCTGGGCTGTAAACAAAGCTGATGGTGCATACTCTGTTCTTGTTATGGAAGAGAGTAACCCGTGTGTTATTTATGGTGCACGTTGTGCGTGTCCTTTTGTTTTGGGCGTAGGGCAGGGTGAAAACTTTGTGGCATCCGACATCCCTGCGTTTCTTGCGTACACTCGTGATGTAGTTTTCCTTGAAGACGGTGAGATGGTGCGTATTGATGCAAACAGCTGGACTGTAAAAGATGCACACACTCTTACTCCGATTGAAAAAGAAGTGCACCACATTGAATGGGACGTGCAAGCTGCACAGAAGGACGGATACAAGCATTTTATGCTTAAAGAGATCTTTGAACAGCCTCGTGTTGTGAAAGATTGTCTTGCCGGCCGTGTTGACTGGCAGAAGCAGATTGCTGTTTTGCCAGAGCTGAGTACTATGCCTGTTCCAAAGCGCTTGCATATTGTTGCATGCGGTACAAGTTTTAACGCAGGGCAATGGGCACAGCACCTTTTTGAAAGTTGGGCGCGTATTCCTGTTACCGTTGAAATCGCTTCTGAGTTCAGATACCGAGACGTGATCCTTGATGAGGGTGACGTAGTTCTGGTTATCAGTCAGTCCGGCGAGACCGCAGACACTCTTGCAGCGCTCCGCATTGCGAAAGAAAGGGGTATTCCGGTAGTTGGACTTTGTAACGTTGTGGGTTCATCTATAGCACGTGAATCTGACATTACGGTCTACACACAGGCTGGTCCTGAGATTTCTGTTGCTTCTACTAAGGCAATGTGTTCTCAGATGGCGGTATTGCTACTGATGGGGCTTTCCTGGGCAGATCGTAAAGATATGCTTGATGATAAACTGCGCCGTGAAATGTTTGACGGTCTCCGTAAGCTTCCTGAAATTCTGGAAGCGGAATTGCCGCGTATTCGTGAAGATGCAAAACGTCTTGCACGCGAATACTCCACAGCTCGCAGTTTCTTCTTCCTTGGACGCGGTGTCGGGTACCCGCTTGCAATGGAAGGTGCTCTCAAGCTTAAAGAGATTTCATATATTCATGCTGAAGGGTATGCAGCCGGTGAAATGAAACACGGCCCTATTGCTCTTATTGATCCGGAGTTTCCAACTTTCGCTATTGCGTTAAATGACCAGTTCTTTGCCAAGGTTAAGTCTAACCTTGAAGAAGTGCAGGCACGCGCAGGCGATGTGATTGCATTGACGAACCCGAACTCCGATCTCTCTGTGAAACATAAATGGGTCCTGCCGGAATTTGCGTATCCACTTTCATCGTTTTTGGTACTTCCGGCGTTACAATTGTTTAGTTATGAGGCTGCTGATTATCTTGGTAAAGATGTGGATCAGCCGCGTAACCTTGCCAAGAGCGTTACAGTAGAGTAGCGGGACGGGATTATTGGTAATTGAATAGTAAGAAACCTTCCTGCTTTGGTAGCACAATCAGGAAGGTTTTTTTGTGTAAGGGTGGTTGAGATAAGCGGAATGTATACTGCCTTAGACGCGTGAAGATTGCTGTGCGTTTTTATCTTCAATTACAGGTGTCGTGTTTTTGTCAACAATGCTGTTTGGTTGCAGAAACAGGAAGGTGCTTGCCTGTGCGTTTGTAGTCGTACATTTTGTATGGATAACATATGGGGGAAAGAGAGAGCTGTCTTACATCTAAGGAAGGAAATATGCTGCATTCAGAGCCGCTATGGGCTGAAATAGATCTTTCTGCAATTCGTCACAACATTCGGGAAATTCGTCATCTCGTTGGAGACCAGAAGGCAATGCTCGTTGTTGTCAAAGGCAATGCGTATGGCCATGGAGCAATTCAGGTCGCAAATGCCGTTGTACGAGAAGGTGTAGAGTACTTGGGTGTTGCCCGGTTGAGCGAAGCAATTGTCCTGAGAAATGCAGGCATTAAAGCGCCTATTTTGATTCTCGGCTATACTCCGCCTGACTGTGCGCCACGGCTGGTTGATTTGAAGCTGACACAGACTGTGCATTCATGCGAATACGCAGAGCGCCTTGCTTCATTTCTGCGTTGTGCCAATGCTAAACTGACTGTCCATGTTAAGATTGATACTGGCATGGGACGGTTGGGGTTGCTTCCGGAAAGTGTTCCAGGACAATCTTCTATTGTTGACCGTGTTCAGGATATTGCGCGTCACGGTGTTTTTGATCTGGAAGGAATTTTTACGCATTTCGCTGCAAGCGATGCGGAATGTCTGGATAATGCCTACCGTCAGTTAGAGCTGTTTACAGAGACTATTGATGCTTTGAAGACTGCAGGATTTGATTTCCCACTTATCCATGCTGCAAATAGTGCGGCAATTATGACAATGCCTGAAGCATATTTTAACATGGTGCGTCCGGGGATTGTAACATATGGATTGTATCCATCTGATTCAGTTGACCGCAGCTTGCTAGATCTGAAGCCAGCCATGACGGTAAAGGCGTCTTTAGTGAGTGTTAAGGAAGCTCCAAACGGTACCACCGTGAGCTATGGGCATACACATGTATGCAAGGGAAATACTCGAATCGGTGTGGTACCTATTGGCTATGCAGACGGGTATGATCGATATCTTTCTTCCAAAGGGGTAATGCTTGTTCATGGCCAGCGTGCTTCAGTTGTAGGCAGAGTTTGTATGGATCAGACCATGATTGATCTTGGTGAGGATTCCACGGCTCAATGTGGCGATGAGGTAGTTATTCTTGGTAAACAGGGAGATAACTCTGTTACTGCAGATGACATGGCTCAGATGCTTGGCACCATCAACTATGAGGTTGTTGCAAGTCTTATGGCGCGCGTACGCCGAGTGTATATTTAGTCGAACAAATTAGTTACTGTAAGATAAGCCGGGACCGACTGTTGTTCCGGCTTTTTTTTATATTATTCCAATCTGCTTGGTGTCTCTTTATTTTTTATTAACAATTCAGTATTGTTGGAAACGTTTAATATAAAGTGATGTCATCGTCGGAATAGTAGGTACAAAAGTGAACACGTTTAATATGCATGTTGGTGAATCTCTTAATATCCAGTTGGCTAGCACGGGACAACGTTGTTGGGGGGAAGTTGTTGGAGTCAAAAAGGATAAGTATATCCTTGTTGAAACTGGTAAGAGCCAGAACTCTATAACTTTTTTTCCTGAAGATTCTGTAACCATACGTTGTATAAATAATGGAGATGGTGTTCTTTGTGGCTTTAGAACGACCGTTGCGCGCTATCTGACGGAACCGTTTACACAGGTGATTTTGCATTACCCTCAGGATATTGAGCGAATGCAATTACGTAATGAATGCAGATACAACTGCTTCTGCCCTGTGACTGTGCAATATGAAGATAAGCTTTATGATGGGATGTTGATAAACATTTCTCAGCATGGAGGGAAAATAGTATTGCCTGCATTATCGGAGGATGAGAGCGGGGAGCCTCAGGAATATCCATTTTATGAAGATCAGAAGCTTGCATTTAATTTTAAACCGTTCGGGGCTTCATCGTCAGTTGCGATTAATGCAGTGATCAGGCGCATAATCATGCGTGATGGTGGTATGACGTTAGGTGTATTTATTGAAAATGTTCCTGAAGAAGAAAAAGTTTTCTTTGAATTTTTAGAACGTTGTAAAAAATTTAGCGAACTGGCATAATAGAATAAGGCTTGCTTTGTTCTATTTTTGTTGAGTTAGGATTGGTGAAAGCGTTTAGTGCTATTAGTTAGCTCTAGGCGCTTTTTTTGTGTATAATAAAGAAAATACGCCAACCCATTCAATGAATAGGGGCAGTATAAATAAAAAAACAGAACCCCCCTTCTGGTGGAGAAGGGGGGCGAAGAGCGTTTCATAAAGAAATTTATGAGAAAGATACCTGCTAGTGGTGGTGGAGCAGTGATGCAAGCGGAAACGCATCTCGTACCTTAGATTGATTGGTCAATCAGTGAGTGAAGTTTAGTACCAGAAGCTGAGGCTGTCAATGCAAAAAGATGAAGCTATGAAAAACTAAGCCCCTATCAAGAATGATAAGGGCTTAGTGAATGATTTGGGAAAAATGTTGTTGATATTTGGCGTTAAGCTCCAAGAGCGGCAGCCACAGAAGCGGCAACGCGTTCTCCGTCAATAGCAGCGGAAACAATGCCGCCTGCATATCCAGCACCTTCACCACATGGGAAAAGTCCACGCACAGATGGATGTTCAAGTGTCTGCCTATCGCGAAGCACACGAACCGGAGAACTTGTTCTGGATTCAACCGCCATCATTTTAGCTTCGTTAGAGTCAAACCCTTTGTATTTTCTGCCAAATACAGGAAGAGCCTTAGCGAGTCTGTCTGCAACATTGTGCGGCAATAGCTCGTTGAGCGGCGCTGAGTATAACCCTGGAACATAGGACGACTTAGGAAGTGTGTCCGAAATTTTTCCGGCGATGAAGTCTCCTACACGCTGTGCTGGTGCTTTCTGTGATGCACCGTCTCCAGCTTCAAACATCGTTTTTTCAACAGCAGCCTGAAATGCGAGTGCGGCAAGAGGATTGGAAGGATCACCACCAACATCTTCAAGACGAATTTCAACGACGAGTCCTGCGTTTGCAAACGGCGCACTGCGGCTGGACATGCTCATACCGTTAAGTACCAGTTCTCCGGGAGCAGTTGAAGCCGGAACTACAAAGCCTCCGGGACACATGCAGAAAGAGAACACGCCGCGCTCTTCTACTTGTGTTGTAATACGGTAGCTTGCTGCGGGTAAGTTTTTATGACGCGGTGACTGGTGGTAGAATATTTGATCGATGAGTGGCTGCGGGTGTTCGATTCGAACACCAAGTGCAAATGGCTTAGCTTCAACCGGAATGTTGTTACGAACAAGCATGTGGAAGATGTCACGCGCAGAATGGCCTGTGGCCAAAATTACGGCATCGGCATCAACACGTTCACCAGAGGCGAGAACAGCACCCTTTATGGTATCTCTATCTTTGATGAGGTCGGTGACATGTGCGTTGAAGTGAATTTCACCGCCTGCGGCAATAATAGCTTCGCGCATGTTGCTGACAATGCGTGGCAGCATGTTGGAACCCAAATGCGGATGCGCATCAATGCGTATGTCTGGATCTGCACCATTCTCGATAAACAGGTTGAGAATACGTTTTACATTGCCGCGTTTTGTAGCACGTGTGTAGAGCTTGCCGTCTGAATAGGTGCCTGCGCCACCTTCACCGAAGCAGTAGTTTGAGTTTGGGTCAACTACGCCATCAGCCTGAATTTTTTTCAGGTCATAGCGTCGTGCTGTTACATCTTTACCGCGTTCAAGAATGATCGGCTTTATGCCTTTTTCTAAAAGAGTGAGTGCTGCAAAGTAACCGGCAGGTCCTGCACCAACGATAGCTACTCGTTTTCCAGTTAATTTTTCCGGACAAAAAACAGAGCCGGCCTGCTCTTCTAGTGCTTCGCCCAGTTGAACTTGGCAGACAAACTGAGGGCGGCGGGAGCGCGCATCAATTGAACGGCGCACGGTATGTGTCTGAATTTCTGGTGCGTTCGGAAATCCAGCTTTTTTAAGTGCAGCCTTACGGATTACTTTTTCATTGGTAATATCGCGCGGGTCAATTTTGACCTCAACCGTTTTTGATTCGGTTACTGGTGTCATTCGGTACTCTTTTCTGAAAATATAAAATGCTGGTCGTTATTACGATAACGCCGCTCTCTATATAATCATCTTGGTTGGTTCGTCAAAAAAGAATGTGAAATTGTAATATCTTGAAATATAAGTTTATTGCTCTAGATGTTTACACATGGCTTCATAACCATCTTGTATAGTACGGTAAATATGTGTGGCTCCCTTGGGGCGTTCTGCAGATTTTGCAGTTAACATAAGCCAGCATGCATCCATACCAGCGGTACGCGCACCTTGAATATCTGTTGCAGGATTATCCCCAACCATCAAGCAGTACTCTGCAGCGATGTTGAAGTCCTGCATGATGCATTCATAAGCATATGCTTCAGGTTTACCGAATGGTTGTGGCTTAATACCTGTCATGGCAGTAACGGCAGCAGCAAGCGCACCAGTTTCCGGTTCCTTCCCTCCATCCAGTGAAGGGTGAGTGAGGTCAGCATTGCACGCATAAAAAATTGCCCCTTTAAGAATCCGATTTGCACAGGCTTTCAGACGTGTGAAGTCAAAATTTAGATCCCGACCAAGGATAAGAATGTCCGTTTCGACATCAGATTCCGGCAAAACAACAGTGTGCCCCTGTTTTGTGAACTCAGAGATTAGGTCGTCTGTTCCAGCAACACAAAGAGTTGAGATGCCATGCTGCTGCGTGACGAAGCGTGAAGTTAACGTAGATGCGAGATAAAGAGTACTTGGTGGAGCATCTACTCCCATTTTTTCTAATTTCTTGCTTATGGTTTCAGGGGAATGCGTTGAGTTGTTACTAAGGAATAAAACATTTTTATTCTGTTTGCGTAGGAGCGTTAATAGCTCTGGAGCACCTTCGGCAACGGTGTTGCCAAAATGGATACATCCATCAAGGTCGAAGATGAATGTTGAGTAGTCAAAAAGTTTTTTTGGTGAATGCATTGTTCTTATTTCTCTAATTATTCTTAGTAACGTCTAATAAGGAATACAGAATTTTTGTATTGTTCGTAAATTTCTTCAGCTGAAAATGTTTCGTTAATGGAAGGTGTTGGAGAAATACCGACCTGCGCAAAGAGTAAAGAGAGGCAGTTTGTTTTTTTTATATAACCAATGCCCTCAGTACCCAACCCAACCAGCTTGGAACTTACTACACCGATAGCTGTGCCGTGTTCGTCAAAGACTGGCCCGCCGCTGTTTCCTCCATTGATGGAAGCATCAAGCTGGTATTCGGTGGTGTTGTTTTTAAAACCGAGAATAGAACTGATATTGCCAGTCGAAATTTTGAGAGAGTTTCCGTAGTGCTCGCCCTCTGGGAAACCTAGAATGTGGACTGATTCACCGGGGGTACTGAGTTTGGTAAGGGCAATTGGGATAGGGTGGTATTGTTCTGGAAGCGGAGTAGCTTTCAGTATAGCGAGATCATTTGTTTTGTCTGTAAGAACTACAGTTGCTGTTTGTACAGCACCGTTCGGTAAAACAATTTCAAGAGTACGTTTGTTTCCTGCAACGTGTTCACATGTAACAAGGTAGCCGCGTGAGTCAACAAGCCAGCATGTGCCTGTAGCTCGCCCCAGAGCGCCTGTAAGTTTGCTTCGTTCGAAGCCACAGATTACGTTCGTCCGGATTTTTTGGATTTCTAAATAATTTTGCAGTTCATCAGCAAAATTGCTTGCCATGTAGCCGGGAATAAATGTCTGGTTTATCCCGTCACTTTTTGAATAAACGTCATAGACAAAACCTGAAACAGTTTTGTTGGTTGTGGAGCGAAGTTCAACTGGTTCAATCGTGGTACGGGCTTGCCCCATCATAATCTTACTACTTTTTGCATGAATCTGTCTTGTTCCCGCTGTTGTTTGGACGCTATCGAATGTAGAATTTGCAACAGCTACTCCTATTTCCCATGCTTCATATTCATCAATGTCCAGAACACGGATGCAGTTTTTGTTTTTATATGTGTCTGTACCGGATATATACTGTCGGTTAGAACATCCGCTGATAGTGGTAAAAAGTAGAAGGAATATGCAAAATAGATGGAATGAGTGGTGGTTGCGCATTGTGTAGTCTCCGGTAGCAAAAAAACATTTAGATGGCAGGTGGTGCACAATGAAGTTTTATTGATAGAATACTTACAACTTCATCTATTCAAAATAACAGGTTATTTCTATAGTAAAACTAAATGAAAGTCGAAAGAAAAGCTCCGCACATTAGTGCGGAGCTTTATTCATCGAAGGTCGAACTATTTGCCTATATATAATGTTACGACAGGTCGTGGCTTACCTCAACGAGTCCGATTCTATATCGCTGAGCCTTACGGACAATGGTTGACTGACTGGTGCCGAGCAGCTTGGCAGCCTTGTATGTGCTTTTGCCTTCAATCAGTGCTTGCTTGATCAATTTACGTTCTAAGCTTTCTACTTCCTCTTTCAAATTAATACGGGTGGCGTTTGACATGATAGTTCCTCCGTCCTCGCATCCGGAGAGGAAGTGCGGGGGAAGGTAGTCCGGAGTGATAAGATCCTGATCACTCATAGCGACCAGATAGTCTACAGCTGCGCGTAGTTCACGAACGTTACCAGGCCAACTGTTCTGAGAAAGTATAGAAAGTAGATCGGGTGAAAGAGTCTTGCGAAGGTTGTATTTTAAGTTTGCGGTTGTGAGGAAGTGTTGTACCAGCAGTGGGATATCTTCTGATCGTTCGCGTAATGGTGGAATGGATACGATAAGAACACGCAGACGGTAATACAGGTCTTCACGGAATTTGCCAGAAGCAAGAAGCTGGTCAAAAGATTTGTTTGTTGCAGCGATAATACGTACATTAGGCTTGAGTTGTGTTGTGCCGCCCACTTTGCGGTAGCCGTCACCGTCAAGAACATGCAGGAGCTTAACCTGCATGAGCAGTGGAAGCTCTGCGACTTCATCAAGGAAGAGCGTCCCGCCATCTGCCAGTTCAAACATACCTGCTTTACCCTTGTCGGAAGCGCCGGAGAATGCACCAGGCTCATAACCGAAAAGTTCTGCTTCAAGAAGTTCGCTTGGGATAGCACCACAGTTGATTGAGATGAAAGGCCCTTCACCTCGTCCGCTTTGTTTGTGGATAGTTCCAGCGGTAAGTGTTTTACCGGTACCCGTTTCGCCTAACAATAATACAGGGGCATCAACATGCGCAGCGCGTTGAAC includes:
- the ilvN gene encoding acetolactate synthase small subunit, which codes for MIYTISALVKNQPGVVADVTAVFRDRSVNFKSISCAETEEFEVSRLVITVDCKSATIKTLIEDIANLPAVSEVDTLERHDFVDRQMALIKVGFTKDTMTQVMQIFEVFRADVVSMGQETITIEITGDEDKVDGLIKMLRPHGIRGLCRTGVVALKRGDE
- the glmS gene encoding glutamine--fructose-6-phosphate transaminase (isomerizing); translated protein: MCGIVGYTGHRPAVPIAVKGLKSLEYRGYDSAGVAFVQNKQLTTVRAEGKLVNLESKLEAMNISLATSCMGHTRWATHGAPTERNAHPHKSWDESLAIVHNGIIENYQELKDLLTSKGYGFRSDTDSEVFCNLIAEGVKETGSLEKGLSWAVNKADGAYSVLVMEESNPCVIYGARCACPFVLGVGQGENFVASDIPAFLAYTRDVVFLEDGEMVRIDANSWTVKDAHTLTPIEKEVHHIEWDVQAAQKDGYKHFMLKEIFEQPRVVKDCLAGRVDWQKQIAVLPELSTMPVPKRLHIVACGTSFNAGQWAQHLFESWARIPVTVEIASEFRYRDVILDEGDVVLVISQSGETADTLAALRIAKERGIPVVGLCNVVGSSIARESDITVYTQAGPEISVASTKAMCSQMAVLLLMGLSWADRKDMLDDKLRREMFDGLRKLPEILEAELPRIREDAKRLAREYSTARSFFFLGRGVGYPLAMEGALKLKEISYIHAEGYAAGEMKHGPIALIDPEFPTFAIALNDQFFAKVKSNLEEVQARAGDVIALTNPNSDLSVKHKWVLPEFAYPLSSFLVLPALQLFSYEAADYLGKDVDQPRNLAKSVTVE
- the alr gene encoding alanine racemase, producing the protein MLHSEPLWAEIDLSAIRHNIREIRHLVGDQKAMLVVVKGNAYGHGAIQVANAVVREGVEYLGVARLSEAIVLRNAGIKAPILILGYTPPDCAPRLVDLKLTQTVHSCEYAERLASFLRCANAKLTVHVKIDTGMGRLGLLPESVPGQSSIVDRVQDIARHGVFDLEGIFTHFAASDAECLDNAYRQLELFTETIDALKTAGFDFPLIHAANSAAIMTMPEAYFNMVRPGIVTYGLYPSDSVDRSLLDLKPAMTVKASLVSVKEAPNGTTVSYGHTHVCKGNTRIGVVPIGYADGYDRYLSSKGVMLVHGQRASVVGRVCMDQTMIDLGEDSTAQCGDEVVILGKQGDNSVTADDMAQMLGTINYEVVASLMARVRRVYI
- a CDS encoding PilZ domain-containing protein — protein: MNTFNMHVGESLNIQLASTGQRCWGEVVGVKKDKYILVETGKSQNSITFFPEDSVTIRCINNGDGVLCGFRTTVARYLTEPFTQVILHYPQDIERMQLRNECRYNCFCPVTVQYEDKLYDGMLINISQHGGKIVLPALSEDESGEPQEYPFYEDQKLAFNFKPFGASSSVAINAVIRRIIMRDGGMTLGVFIENVPEEEKVFFEFLERCKKFSELA
- a CDS encoding NAD(P)/FAD-dependent oxidoreductase, which translates into the protein MTPVTESKTVEVKIDPRDITNEKVIRKAALKKAGFPNAPEIQTHTVRRSIDARSRRPQFVCQVQLGEALEEQAGSVFCPEKLTGKRVAIVGAGPAGYFAALTLLEKGIKPIILERGKDVTARRYDLKKIQADGVVDPNSNYCFGEGGAGTYSDGKLYTRATKRGNVKRILNLFIENGADPDIRIDAHPHLGSNMLPRIVSNMREAIIAAGGEIHFNAHVTDLIKDRDTIKGAVLASGERVDADAVILATGHSARDIFHMLVRNNIPVEAKPFALGVRIEHPQPLIDQIFYHQSPRHKNLPAASYRITTQVEERGVFSFCMCPGGFVVPASTAPGELVLNGMSMSSRSAPFANAGLVVEIRLEDVGGDPSNPLAALAFQAAVEKTMFEAGDGASQKAPAQRVGDFIAGKISDTLPKSSYVPGLYSAPLNELLPHNVADRLAKALPVFGRKYKGFDSNEAKMMAVESRTSSPVRVLRDRQTLEHPSVRGLFPCGEGAGYAGGIVSAAIDGERVAASVAAALGA
- a CDS encoding HAD-IIA family hydrolase, whose translation is MHSPKKLFDYSTFIFDLDGCIHFGNTVAEGAPELLTLLRKQNKNVLFLSNNSTHSPETISKKLEKMGVDAPPSTLYLASTLTSRFVTQQHGISTLCVAGTDDLISEFTKQGHTVVLPESDVETDILILGRDLNFDFTRLKACANRILKGAIFYACNADLTHPSLDGGKEPETGALAAAVTAMTGIKPQPFGKPEAYAYECIMQDFNIAAEYCLMVGDNPATDIQGARTAGMDACWLMLTAKSAERPKGATHIYRTIQDGYEAMCKHLEQ
- a CDS encoding S1 family peptidase, whose translation is MRNHHSFHLFCIFLLLFTTISGCSNRQYISGTDTYKNKNCIRVLDIDEYEAWEIGVAVANSTFDSVQTTAGTRQIHAKSSKIMMGQARTTIEPVELRSTTNKTVSGFVYDVYSKSDGINQTFIPGYMASNFADELQNYLEIQKIRTNVICGFERSKLTGALGRATGTCWLVDSRGYLVTCEHVAGNKRTLEIVLPNGAVQTATVVLTDKTNDLAILKATPLPEQYHPIPIALTKLSTPGESVHILGFPEGEHYGNSLKISTGNISSILGFKNNTTEYQLDASINGGNSGGPVFDEHGTAIGVVSSKLVGLGTEGIGYIKKTNCLSLLFAQVGISPTPSINETFSAEEIYEQYKNSVFLIRRY
- a CDS encoding sigma-54 interaction domain-containing protein, yielding MPTNRTLTSDSANENFFSTIFCKGKEWLIDSYTNNLCTLFTNFSQANEPKSFLHHIQEYAPPADALQVANLNEGETVFVKIQNVNYCVTWHWIDETTEYRSVTIYSINDESFQNAALHKEELDVLFESMHDGIWVIDGNGITQRVNKAMERIAGIKAEGVIGKHVSEAVEMGYTTTCVTLRALEAGHSVTMFDDYSNGVRCLNTSTPIFDANGEAWRAIACIRDISEMKTLQTKLSKYELEAQVYRDKLKTLEKGQAEGILGNSPAMLQLSQDVQRAAHVDAPVLLLGETGTGKTLTAGTIHKQSGRGEGPFISINCGAIPSELLEAELFGYEPGAFSGASDKGKAGMFELADGGTLFLDEVAELPLLMQVKLLHVLDGDGYRKVGGTTQLKPNVRIIAATNKSFDQLLASGKFREDLYYRLRVLIVSIPPLRERSEDIPLLVQHFLTTANLKYNLRKTLSPDLLSILSQNSWPGNVRELRAAVDYLVAMSDQDLITPDYLPPHFLSGCEDGGTIMSNATRINLKEEVESLERKLIKQALIEGKSTYKAAKLLGTSQSTIVRKAQRYRIGLVEVSHDLS